The Triticum dicoccoides isolate Atlit2015 ecotype Zavitan chromosome 6A, WEW_v2.0, whole genome shotgun sequence genome has a window encoding:
- the LOC119318052 gene encoding uncharacterized protein LOC119318052, giving the protein MVSPVVIASAGLGMLAGVALASRGTGDGLPASSRWDARPRCSTCSGTGREECLCSRWSDGDVGCGTCSGSGRKRCRSCGGSGTGRPLPARLIVQEQKLPTAPGRRGDYN; this is encoded by the coding sequence ATGGTTTCGCCCGTCGTGATCGCGTCGGCGGGGCTCGGGATGCTGGCGGGCGTGGCGTTGGCGAGCCGGGGGACGGGCGACGGGCTGCCGGCGTCGTCCAGATGGGACGCGCGGCCCCGTTGCTCCACGTGCAGCGGCACCGGCCGGGAGGAGTGCCTCTGCAGCCGCTGGTCCGACGGCGACGTCGGCTGCGGGACGTGCTCTGGGTCCGGCCGCAAGCGGTGCCGCAGCTGCGGAGGCTCTGGCACCGGCCGGCCGCTCCCGGCGCGACTCATCGTCCAGGAGCAGAAGCTGCCGACCGCGCCAGGGCGACGCGGAGACTACAACTGA